In the Magnetospira sp. QH-2 genome, one interval contains:
- a CDS encoding IS110 family transposase: protein MEYFVGMDVSMASISICEIDAKGTVIREGKVSSTPEAVATWLEESGRGFARIGLEAGPLAPWLYAGLSSRGLPVICIETRQMKAFASASPVKTDRRDARLISQAMRTGLYRATHVKTARSQELRMVLTHRETLVHQVRQLSNTVRGTLKAFGLKVGMARGRLFAARVRELTADNPHLSAAAEPLLLARQALLEQLDKLDRQVHAAARDDSVCRRLMTVPGVGPVTALAFRTGLDVPERFQKSVMVGAHFGLVPRRYASGEQDRSGPISKCGDAMVRWLLFEAANALLTRTRRWSWLKHWGLAVAKRRGMKRAKVAVARRLAVIMHRMWIDGTDFQYRKEETAI, encoded by the coding sequence ATGGAGTATTTTGTTGGAATGGACGTATCGATGGCAAGCATTTCGATCTGTGAGATTGATGCAAAGGGAACCGTCATTCGCGAAGGCAAGGTGTCAAGCACACCCGAGGCGGTCGCCACTTGGCTCGAGGAAAGCGGGCGTGGCTTTGCGCGAATTGGGTTGGAAGCTGGCCCTCTGGCGCCTTGGCTGTACGCAGGACTGTCCAGTCGGGGCCTCCCTGTGATTTGTATCGAGACCCGGCAAATGAAGGCCTTTGCCAGCGCCAGCCCAGTCAAGACGGACCGTCGCGACGCCCGCTTGATCAGCCAGGCGATGCGGACCGGTTTGTACCGCGCGACCCACGTCAAGACCGCGCGCAGTCAGGAGCTCCGGATGGTGCTGACCCATCGGGAGACCCTGGTTCATCAGGTCCGTCAGTTGTCCAATACGGTACGAGGAACATTGAAAGCTTTCGGCCTCAAGGTCGGTATGGCGCGCGGACGCCTTTTCGCGGCGCGGGTTCGGGAATTGACGGCTGATAACCCGCACCTCAGCGCAGCCGCCGAGCCGCTCTTGCTTGCGCGCCAAGCCTTGCTCGAACAACTCGACAAGCTCGACCGGCAGGTTCATGCCGCTGCGCGCGATGATAGCGTTTGCCGGCGCCTGATGACCGTTCCCGGCGTCGGCCCGGTTACCGCCCTCGCTTTCAGGACAGGACTCGACGTGCCGGAACGGTTTCAAAAGTCGGTCATGGTCGGCGCCCACTTCGGGCTTGTCCCACGCAGATACGCCTCGGGAGAGCAGGACCGAAGCGGCCCCATCAGCAAGTGCGGAGATGCCATGGTTCGTTGGCTTTTGTTCGAGGCCGCCAATGCACTTCTCACTCGAACCCGCCGTTGGTCCTGGCTCAAACACTGGGGGCTCGCGGTCGCCAAAAGGCGCGGGATGAAACGCGCCAAGGTAGCCGTTGCCCGGCGTCTCGCCGTAATCATGCATCGCATGTGGATCGACGGCACGGACTTCCAGTACCGCAAGGAGGAGACCGCCATCTAA
- a CDS encoding GNAT family N-acetyltransferase: MSYQVTRFDRLADLPEQASALLHREGSFFSSWTWYRCLIDEACAPGDGIHFYAVADDNQDSRCLLLLPALSVTGGKDLVLRTVGSLTNVYTVLWEPLYADNLANPKAALDALVDHLCARESRWEHMSFRAMEKDTPSFDWLVAALHRNGWAVQPYFQYANIYESITDPDSATYLSRRGSSIRKTLLRMERKAERSGAYHHVMHTGPEGLDRAIADYELIYAASWKQPEAKPDFMRSLIRAAAEEGSLRLGLVYWDDKPVAEQLSFVRGGRASMYKTAYDEDYKKQALGRLSLLHLMRHVIDEDHVHEVDFGIGAEPYKEEWLFQRRDLWGLAAYNPKTLRGALGAARHVLAPKIKKALLSR; this comes from the coding sequence ATGTCCTATCAGGTCACGCGTTTTGATCGCCTAGCCGACTTGCCGGAGCAAGCCAGCGCGCTCCTTCACCGAGAGGGCAGCTTTTTCTCCTCTTGGACCTGGTATCGCTGCCTGATTGATGAAGCCTGTGCCCCCGGAGATGGCATCCATTTTTACGCGGTCGCCGATGACAACCAAGACTCCCGCTGCTTGTTGCTGCTCCCTGCTCTGAGTGTCACCGGCGGCAAGGACCTGGTCCTGCGCACCGTGGGCTCGCTGACCAATGTCTATACGGTCCTGTGGGAGCCCTTGTACGCAGACAATCTTGCCAATCCCAAAGCAGCCTTGGACGCTCTTGTTGACCACTTGTGTGCCCGGGAAAGCCGCTGGGAACATATGTCGTTCCGCGCCATGGAAAAAGACACTCCCAGTTTCGATTGGCTGGTCGCCGCCTTGCACCGCAACGGTTGGGCGGTCCAGCCCTATTTCCAATATGCCAACATCTATGAATCCATTACGGATCCGGATAGCGCGACCTACCTGTCCCGTCGCGGATCCTCCATCCGCAAGACCCTCTTGCGCATGGAACGCAAGGCGGAGCGGTCGGGGGCCTATCATCATGTCATGCATACCGGGCCGGAGGGTCTGGACCGGGCTATTGCCGACTATGAGCTCATCTATGCCGCCAGTTGGAAGCAGCCGGAAGCCAAACCCGACTTCATGCGGTCGCTGATCCGCGCCGCCGCGGAGGAAGGCTCCCTGCGCCTGGGTCTTGTGTACTGGGATGACAAACCGGTGGCCGAGCAATTGTCCTTTGTGCGGGGCGGTCGCGCCAGCATGTACAAAACCGCCTATGACGAGGACTACAAGAAACAGGCGCTTGGTCGCCTTTCCCTCCTCCACCTGATGCGTCACGTCATCGACGAGGACCATGTTCACGAAGTGGATTTCGGCATTGGCGCCGAGCCTTATAAGGAAGAATGGCTATTCCAGCGGCGGGATCTCTGGGGACTGGCCGCCTACAATCCAAAGACGCTCCGGGGCGCTCTTGGCGCCGCCCGCCATGTGTTGGCGCCCAAGATCAAGAAGGCCCTGTTGTCACGGTAG
- a CDS encoding chondroitinase-B domain-containing protein → MPKRLTQSRFFSPLLLLLMVAVAPLASQGLGLTHPAKAGQQITSWLDWSGVGASRKRLSILPYAHEDRSKSQKVAVASVKELKKAIRKAKAGQTIIIAPGTYRVPGSKIPAQATGRADAPITVMANTLGDVILEFDLSGGFNVKQPYWNFENLVIRGVCAKHTKCEHAFHVVADARFIGIRNNIVIDFNAQVKVNGATFKKVRSIPDNGVIEGNTFINTAPRQTHRSVTPIDIVGAKDWIIRRNLIADYSKALGNKTSYAAFAKGESSGTLFENNLIICAMNQPPAANQVGLSFGGGGTGKTLCRNGACRDIEHTGGTMRGNVILNCSDVGIYLNKAADTTIHNNTILHTTGIDSRFAASSATIFNNILDGRIKERNGGSFTEESNLALGSKALFGLAGGAGTSTLFTNAQKVDLSLKDRSAVVGKGQPIPTPSADICGHKRDSKTPDLGAIEYKGGACDPRNLSR, encoded by the coding sequence ATGCCAAAGAGATTGACCCAAAGCCGTTTCTTCTCGCCCCTTCTCCTTTTGCTGATGGTGGCGGTTGCCCCCTTGGCAAGCCAGGGCCTGGGCCTCACTCACCCGGCCAAGGCCGGGCAACAGATCACCTCATGGCTGGATTGGTCGGGTGTCGGAGCATCGCGGAAACGCCTGAGCATCCTGCCCTATGCCCATGAAGACCGGAGCAAAAGCCAAAAGGTGGCGGTTGCGTCGGTCAAGGAACTGAAAAAGGCCATACGCAAAGCCAAGGCGGGACAAACCATCATCATCGCCCCTGGCACCTATCGCGTCCCCGGCAGTAAGATCCCGGCTCAGGCAACCGGACGGGCCGATGCGCCCATCACCGTCATGGCCAACACCTTGGGTGATGTCATCCTCGAGTTCGATTTGAGTGGCGGCTTTAATGTCAAGCAACCGTACTGGAATTTCGAAAACCTTGTCATCCGCGGTGTTTGCGCCAAACATACGAAATGCGAACATGCGTTTCATGTGGTCGCCGATGCCAGGTTCATTGGCATCCGCAACAATATTGTTATCGACTTCAATGCCCAGGTTAAAGTTAATGGCGCCACATTCAAAAAAGTCCGGAGTATTCCCGACAATGGTGTCATCGAAGGCAACACATTCATCAACACAGCCCCCCGGCAAACCCATAGATCCGTGACTCCCATTGATATTGTCGGTGCCAAAGACTGGATCATCCGCCGGAATCTGATTGCCGATTACAGCAAGGCACTGGGGAATAAGACCAGCTATGCCGCCTTCGCCAAAGGGGAATCCTCCGGCACATTGTTCGAGAACAATCTAATCATCTGCGCCATGAATCAACCACCCGCGGCGAACCAGGTCGGTCTGTCCTTTGGCGGTGGCGGCACCGGCAAGACGCTGTGCCGTAACGGCGCCTGCCGCGACATAGAGCATACAGGCGGGACCATGCGGGGCAATGTCATCCTTAATTGTTCCGACGTGGGGATCTATCTGAATAAGGCCGCCGACACCACGATCCACAACAATACCATTCTCCATACCACAGGGATTGACTCCCGCTTTGCGGCCTCCAGTGCCACCATTTTCAACAACATCCTGGATGGTCGAATCAAGGAGCGGAACGGGGGGTCCTTCACGGAAGAAAGCAATTTGGCCTTAGGGTCGAAGGCTTTGTTCGGCTTGGCAGGTGGAGCCGGTACCAGCACCCTATTTACCAATGCCCAAAAGGTCGATCTCAGCTTGAAGGATCGGTCCGCGGTGGTGGGCAAGGGCCAACCCATCCCGACCCCGTCAGCGGATATCTGCGGCCATAAAAGGGATTCCAAAACGCCTGATCTGGGGGCGATCGAATACAAAGGCGGCGCCTGCGACCCACGAAACCTATCCCGGTAA
- a CDS encoding magnetochrome domain-containing protein: MGASIVFSLALLLITLFSDDLWEEHDYEHAPPIVAGIPAPHMDGREKMACSSCHVIMSTRNQAALPSTNPNATGIAVPPIKAGTLSPHTDGREAQPCRNCHQIIPRSAAQAQQGMRIGQATPPSRPQPVGVAAAWTQQPQRQAMASNALQPVMPPDGVKRLRIAGPGQGNGTTDFGSLNIPLDRAGLHRFQGSIAQVAISAPNAQNSLINIWVDDGVNVPHRAVLAPSWFLEEQRCPVSLNMYVKGLAFRIELPQAVDPLYVKTIAVNGKTCVLRDTLGAPAWQ; the protein is encoded by the coding sequence ATGGGCGCCAGCATCGTCTTCAGCTTGGCGTTGTTGCTGATTACCCTGTTTTCCGACGATCTGTGGGAAGAGCATGACTACGAGCATGCGCCGCCGATCGTCGCCGGCATTCCCGCGCCACATATGGATGGGCGGGAAAAGATGGCCTGTTCCAGTTGTCATGTGATCATGTCGACCCGTAATCAGGCCGCCCTGCCGTCGACCAACCCCAATGCCACGGGAATCGCGGTCCCGCCGATCAAGGCTGGAACCCTGTCTCCTCATACGGATGGCCGCGAGGCGCAGCCCTGCCGCAACTGCCATCAGATCATCCCGCGCAGCGCCGCCCAGGCGCAGCAGGGAATGCGGATTGGTCAAGCCACGCCCCCCTCACGACCGCAGCCCGTGGGAGTCGCCGCTGCCTGGACTCAACAGCCGCAACGGCAAGCCATGGCCAGCAACGCCTTGCAGCCGGTCATGCCGCCTGATGGGGTCAAGCGGCTGCGCATTGCCGGGCCGGGGCAGGGGAACGGCACCACAGATTTCGGGTCCCTGAACATTCCGTTGGATCGGGCCGGACTGCATCGCTTCCAAGGCAGTATCGCGCAAGTCGCCATTTCGGCGCCCAATGCCCAGAATTCGTTGATCAATATTTGGGTCGACGATGGGGTCAATGTGCCGCACCGGGCGGTGCTGGCGCCGTCATGGTTCCTGGAAGAACAACGCTGTCCGGTTTCCTTGAATATGTACGTCAAGGGATTGGCCTTCCGCATCGAGCTGCCGCAAGCGGTCGATCCGCTGTACGTGAAGACCATCGCGGTCAATGGCAAGACCTGTGTCCTGCGCGATACCCTCGGCGCCCCCGCGTGGCAATGA
- the mamZ gene encoding magnetosome biogenesis transporter MamZ, with protein sequence MTSRKVTSKNWNTVYMLSALGSTIMALAVGIQPLFLDQVLQIPFEEAGTINANIQVVVEILSLILIGYFGYLSDRYGRIPVVVFGFLIAATGALLAPFSPELGAVLGIGGLVVYYLTRILMSLGADAVQLQMTTLAGDFTTYNNRARFMTNTVFMMTFGSTIIYAVMMQIPKQEGGIWIVMLAPAAIGLLGAWVAKNFLVDNTPRLEEEERPWKRVWNLAANDPRMLLCFASAFYTRADMVFIGLFYMLWSISFADVVGLSRTDAVGHAGLMIGLTGVMVLICIPFWSRFIENHSRIAAIGAGLSMSGAGFIFLALFVNPFEWGVVLPLMLIGAGQAGCLVAPRVLISDLAPNKIQGSVQGAFNVAGGIGIVLLVQSGGYFFDAVGPRSPFVLTATGNLLVMGYAIWLLYNGVDESPKHILQKLKKTDLKPLVFMTCLLPLIWLLGRVAVSGMLPGTGVDEMPVGFFNRYLGDWALNFLILSLAMRPLRELTGANKIAKYSRMIGLYAFFYATLHVLVYVWFQWDLNWGEMAKDIAKREFIIVGILAYMILLPLAITSYKKLVQTMGGRNWKKLHRSVYVLDVVVVLHFMMAAEPENGEPYIYGTLVALLLGYRARNTKWLAPYIKMVTRKPATATPAKPIGDDAREAAKKASAAE encoded by the coding sequence ATGACCAGTCGCAAAGTCACATCCAAAAATTGGAACACGGTCTACATGCTGTCGGCCTTGGGCTCGACCATCATGGCCCTGGCGGTGGGCATCCAGCCCTTGTTCCTGGATCAGGTTCTACAAATTCCTTTCGAGGAAGCCGGAACCATCAATGCCAACATCCAGGTGGTGGTGGAGATCCTCAGCCTGATTTTGATTGGCTATTTCGGCTACCTGTCGGATCGCTACGGGCGCATTCCGGTGGTCGTATTCGGATTCCTCATCGCCGCCACGGGCGCCCTGCTCGCCCCTTTCAGCCCTGAATTGGGCGCCGTCCTCGGCATTGGCGGGTTGGTGGTCTATTACCTGACGCGGATTTTGATGTCCCTGGGCGCCGATGCGGTGCAGTTGCAGATGACCACGCTCGCCGGCGACTTCACCACCTATAACAATCGCGCCCGATTCATGACCAATACCGTGTTCATGATGACCTTTGGCAGCACCATCATTTACGCGGTGATGATGCAGATTCCCAAACAGGAAGGCGGCATCTGGATCGTCATGTTGGCGCCCGCCGCCATCGGCCTGCTGGGCGCCTGGGTGGCGAAGAATTTCCTGGTCGACAATACGCCGCGCCTGGAAGAAGAAGAGCGCCCTTGGAAGCGGGTTTGGAATCTGGCCGCCAACGACCCACGGATGCTGCTTTGTTTTGCCTCGGCTTTTTACACCCGCGCCGACATGGTCTTCATCGGCTTGTTCTACATGCTGTGGAGTATTTCCTTTGCCGATGTGGTCGGCCTGAGCCGCACTGACGCGGTGGGCCATGCGGGCTTGATGATCGGCCTGACCGGCGTGATGGTGCTGATCTGCATTCCCTTTTGGTCGCGCTTTATCGAAAACCACAGCCGCATCGCCGCTATCGGCGCCGGGCTTTCCATGTCCGGGGCCGGGTTCATCTTTTTGGCACTATTCGTCAATCCCTTTGAATGGGGCGTGGTGCTGCCGTTGATGCTCATCGGTGCCGGACAGGCGGGTTGCCTGGTGGCGCCCCGGGTGCTGATCAGCGATCTGGCGCCCAACAAAATTCAAGGGTCGGTCCAAGGTGCCTTCAACGTGGCTGGCGGTATCGGCATTGTGTTGCTGGTCCAAAGCGGCGGCTATTTCTTTGACGCCGTGGGGCCGCGCTCGCCCTTTGTACTCACGGCCACCGGCAATTTGCTGGTCATGGGCTATGCCATCTGGCTGCTTTACAACGGGGTCGATGAATCACCGAAGCATATCCTGCAAAAGCTCAAGAAGACCGACCTCAAGCCGTTGGTCTTCATGACCTGCCTGCTGCCCTTGATCTGGCTGCTGGGCCGGGTGGCGGTCAGCGGCATGCTGCCGGGTACCGGGGTGGATGAAATGCCGGTGGGCTTCTTCAATCGCTATCTGGGCGACTGGGCGCTGAACTTCCTGATTCTTTCGCTGGCCATGCGGCCCCTGCGAGAGCTGACCGGGGCCAACAAGATCGCCAAATACTCGCGGATGATCGGGCTTTACGCCTTCTTCTACGCCACCTTGCACGTGCTGGTGTACGTGTGGTTCCAGTGGGACCTGAACTGGGGCGAGATGGCCAAGGATATCGCCAAGCGCGAGTTCATCATTGTCGGCATCCTGGCCTACATGATCCTGCTGCCGCTGGCCATCACCTCCTACAAGAAGCTGGTCCAGACCATGGGCGGGCGGAACTGGAAGAAGTTGCATCGCTCGGTCTATGTGCTGGATGTGGTGGTGGTGCTGCACTTCATGATGGCTGCCGAGCCCGAGAACGGCGAACCCTACATCTATGGCACCCTGGTGGCCCTGTTGCTCGGCTACCGGGCACGCAACACCAAGTGGCTGGCGCCCTATATCAAAATGGTCACGCGGAAGCCCGCAACGGCGACACCCGCCAAACCCATTGGCGATGATGCCAGGGAAGCGGCCAAGAAGGCCTCCGCAGCCGAATAA
- a CDS encoding cache domain-containing protein: MTERTLKLSLWLAVALLGGAVLVGLTLQERRSQQTALVDPVNALVAQLQDLAAKGAPPLRGPQIQALLQDLPADGTVRLWVSDSAGHPLVNEIEPGFRSLPVQGSPATQILRQVLDAPSGDGFVSYRWPSRANHARLAYVQTIPQWDWVIGASTNMVALDTVLIERLGLLAAGLGLLAFALRMVTMGSRNELCS; encoded by the coding sequence ATGACCGAACGGACACTGAAGCTGAGCCTTTGGTTGGCCGTCGCCTTGCTGGGCGGCGCGGTCCTGGTTGGGCTGACCCTGCAAGAACGCCGCTCACAGCAGACAGCCCTGGTCGATCCGGTGAACGCGCTGGTCGCGCAGCTTCAAGACTTGGCTGCAAAAGGGGCTCCTCCTCTGCGTGGCCCTCAAATACAGGCCTTGCTTCAGGACCTGCCCGCCGATGGCACGGTGCGGCTCTGGGTCAGTGATTCCGCCGGACATCCGCTGGTCAACGAAATTGAACCGGGATTTCGATCTCTCCCCGTCCAAGGATCTCCGGCCACCCAAATTCTGCGTCAGGTCTTGGATGCGCCATCGGGGGATGGCTTCGTCTCCTACCGCTGGCCGAGCCGCGCCAACCACGCCCGTCTGGCCTATGTCCAGACCATCCCGCAATGGGATTGGGTCATCGGCGCCAGTACCAATATGGTGGCTTTGGATACGGTGTTGATTGAGCGTCTGGGGCTATTGGCGGCCGGACTTGGCCTGCTGGCTTTTGCTTTGCGCATGGTGACCATGGGCAGCCGCAACGAACTTTGTAGCTAA
- a CDS encoding hydrolase 1, exosortase A system-associated, with the protein MTVVIQEQALTFPCDGETLVGVLHQPAAPGNRGVVVVVGGPQYRIGTHRQYVLLARELAAQGIPVLRFDLRGMGDSTGDFPGFEDLNVDIRAAVDCLQAQAPSVNDVVLLGLCDGASASAFYGATDSRIGGLVLINPWVRSEQTLARAQVRHYYLQRLTSPQFWRKALGGGLNPLRVGSELLGKVAQARGVKKDHGTQAHPEPLSLPERVSAALRAFDRRVLVILGGADMTAQEFDTAVWRSSAMKDWTARSQVTLQRQPGANHTYSTAAWRRQVHDWISQWLLLP; encoded by the coding sequence ATGACCGTCGTCATCCAGGAACAGGCGCTGACTTTTCCCTGTGACGGGGAAACCCTGGTGGGAGTCCTGCATCAACCCGCCGCGCCGGGGAATCGAGGCGTGGTGGTGGTGGTCGGCGGCCCCCAGTACCGGATCGGCACCCATCGACAGTATGTGCTTTTGGCCCGGGAACTGGCGGCACAGGGAATCCCGGTGCTCCGTTTCGACCTGCGCGGCATGGGAGACAGCACCGGCGACTTCCCCGGTTTCGAGGACTTGAACGTGGATATCCGCGCGGCGGTGGATTGCTTGCAGGCCCAGGCACCGTCCGTGAACGACGTCGTTCTATTGGGCCTTTGCGATGGCGCGTCGGCGTCGGCCTTCTATGGGGCGACGGATTCCCGCATCGGGGGGTTGGTGCTCATCAATCCCTGGGTGCGCAGCGAACAGACGTTGGCTCGCGCGCAAGTCCGTCACTATTACCTGCAACGGCTCACCTCCCCTCAATTCTGGCGCAAGGCCCTGGGGGGCGGTCTCAATCCCTTGCGCGTAGGCAGCGAGCTGCTGGGCAAGGTCGCTCAGGCTCGCGGGGTGAAAAAAGACCATGGAACCCAGGCTCATCCCGAGCCCCTTTCCTTGCCCGAACGGGTGTCGGCGGCGCTTCGGGCCTTTGATCGTCGGGTATTGGTGATTTTGGGGGGCGCCGATATGACCGCCCAAGAATTTGATACGGCCGTATGGCGCAGCAGTGCCATGAAGGATTGGACGGCGCGGTCTCAGGTCACTTTGCAGCGGCAACCGGGAGCCAACCATACCTATTCCACCGCCGCTTGGCGGCGGCAGGTCCATGATTGGATCAGCCAATGGCTATTGCTACCGTGA
- a CDS encoding DUF2202 domain-containing protein produces MSLTKPGKNDEGAQWFVLFLAVALVTGVLILVVDSMLGTNAPQVTGLSKQEVADLQYMREEEKLARDVYLDLFERWQIPMFKRIAQAEQRHMDAVGGLLTRYRVPDPAMAAKRGEFMDSHLADLYQELTAKGQASLQAGLAVGALIEEVDIADLDKALENTQRADIRDVYRTIRRGSRNHLRSFAGQLSARGAPYKAKVLTARRVNRILSSPMETGQF; encoded by the coding sequence ATGAGCCTCACCAAACCCGGCAAGAACGACGAGGGCGCCCAGTGGTTCGTCCTGTTCCTGGCGGTGGCGTTGGTGACTGGCGTGCTGATCCTAGTGGTCGATTCCATGCTGGGGACCAATGCCCCGCAGGTCACAGGTTTGAGCAAGCAAGAAGTCGCGGATCTACAATACATGCGGGAAGAGGAAAAACTCGCTCGGGATGTTTATCTGGACCTCTTTGAGCGTTGGCAGATCCCCATGTTCAAACGCATTGCCCAGGCCGAACAGCGGCATATGGACGCGGTGGGTGGCCTGTTGACCCGCTACCGGGTTCCCGACCCGGCCATGGCGGCCAAGCGCGGGGAATTCATGGACAGCCACTTGGCGGACCTCTATCAGGAGCTCACGGCCAAGGGACAGGCCTCGCTTCAGGCCGGTTTGGCCGTAGGCGCCCTCATTGAGGAAGTGGATATCGCCGACCTGGATAAGGCCCTGGAAAATACGCAACGGGCCGATATACGGGATGTCTATCGCACCATCCGGCGCGGCTCGCGCAACCATCTGCGGTCCTTCGCCGGACAACTGTCGGCCCGAGGCGCGCCTTACAAGGCCAAGGTGCTGACTGCTCGTCGGGTGAATAGAATTCTTTCCTCGCCCATGGAAACAGGCCAGTTCTAA
- a CDS encoding pentapeptide repeat-containing protein translates to MSNVHHLRNVAMGAGRWNAWRKSEPDVQPDLSQADLRGANLSGMDLAEAVMSLANLKKANLSGANLKASNMAGSILEDVNLAGCVMVGSNLSGARLTRTNLAGADMRRVNLSGARFGGDAILTGTDLGGANLAGAKLGGSILSGANLARSNLAGADLRNTDLSGANLSGAVTAGAHFDGADLSGTILDDLGELDDSELEDDYVEVEAEPEYVPEEDFAEPRIDDFPEELPPEPEALEPEPMPEPEPEPEPEPEPEPEPEPEPEPVAAAPVADPNAFFSYQSGEWAVFSLVINGFDDRTEEEKRNLVALLKRYNKFVVGEASDVCMSTRGDAIIGVFNEPAQSLLFAANYINVLKNINVEAFAAVHWGTATIKTDPGDGEMELVVDSISPAARLEPIGSTGEILVLEELHSRVADQSDLFDFNKVVRKWKRAGDSNDNAVDAVCYQVMPVN, encoded by the coding sequence ATGTCGAACGTTCACCATTTGAGAAACGTGGCCATGGGAGCCGGGCGTTGGAACGCCTGGCGGAAATCCGAGCCTGATGTGCAGCCTGACCTGAGTCAGGCCGATTTGCGCGGTGCCAATCTGTCCGGCATGGATCTGGCGGAAGCCGTCATGTCGCTGGCCAACCTGAAGAAGGCCAACCTGAGCGGTGCCAACCTCAAGGCTTCCAACATGGCCGGGTCCATCCTTGAGGATGTCAATCTGGCCGGTTGCGTGATGGTCGGATCCAATCTGTCCGGTGCGCGGCTGACCCGCACGAATCTGGCCGGTGCCGACATGCGTCGGGTGAACCTGTCGGGCGCACGCTTTGGCGGCGATGCCATTCTCACCGGCACCGACCTGGGCGGCGCCAATCTGGCCGGCGCCAAATTGGGGGGCTCGATCCTCAGCGGCGCCAACCTGGCACGCTCCAATCTGGCCGGGGCCGATCTGCGGAATACCGATCTTAGCGGCGCCAATTTGTCCGGCGCGGTTACCGCCGGCGCCCACTTCGATGGCGCCGATCTCAGCGGGACCATTCTCGATGATCTGGGCGAGTTGGACGATTCGGAGCTAGAGGACGACTATGTCGAGGTTGAGGCTGAACCGGAGTATGTCCCGGAAGAGGACTTCGCCGAGCCGCGGATTGACGACTTTCCCGAGGAACTCCCGCCCGAGCCGGAAGCCCTTGAGCCAGAGCCCATGCCTGAGCCCGAGCCAGAACCAGAGCCAGAGCCAGAGCCAGAGCCCGAGCCCGAGCCCGAGCCAGAACCCGTGGCGGCTGCCCCCGTGGCTGATCCCAACGCCTTTTTTAGCTATCAGTCCGGCGAATGGGCGGTGTTCTCGCTGGTGATCAATGGATTCGACGATCGTACCGAAGAAGAAAAACGCAATCTGGTGGCTTTGCTCAAGCGCTATAACAAGTTCGTGGTCGGCGAGGCGTCGGATGTCTGTATGTCGACCCGGGGCGATGCCATCATCGGCGTGTTCAACGAACCGGCACAGTCCCTGTTGTTTGCGGCCAATTACATCAACGTGCTCAAGAACATCAATGTGGAAGCTTTTGCCGCCGTCCATTGGGGCACGGCCACCATCAAGACCGATCCCGGCGATGGCGAGATGGAACTGGTGGTTGATTCCATCAGTCCGGCGGCTCGCTTGGAGCCCATCGGCAGCACCGGCGAGATTCTGGTGCTCGAGGAGTTGCACAGCCGGGTGGCTGACCAGAGCGACCTGTTCGACTTCAACAAAGTGGTGCGTAAATGGAAACGGGCCGGCGACAGCAACGACAACGCGGTGGACGCGGTCTGCTATCAGGTCATGCCCGTGAACTGA